Genomic window (Nymphaea colorata isolate Beijing-Zhang1983 chromosome 1, ASM883128v2, whole genome shotgun sequence):
GCTTTGTACCCGACCAGTGAAGCACCCAACTGCTGCCCCTCCCGGACAACTGGTTCTGGTGCAGCTTACAGTATATAGATAGGAATTAGGATGAAGAATGTATATAAACTGTCGTCTACGGACTTAACTTCTACCatacgagagagagggagatagaatGTTCACTTAAACGGTttaccacacacacacatatatatatatatattcttcgcTGATAACTTGGTTTGTTTCATGATAACTAGTATATATACCATATCAATTTAAATTGAAATCCAATATGGTTGGATCGAAATCAACGTACGGTGCATGATTGTTATAGAACTAAGCATGTCAAATCACAAGCATTTCAATATGTTGCGGTCGATCCTACACATAAAATTGTAAGCAGAAAAGTTAGCTGGATATATGTCATACATGAGTCAACTTTTGACCTGGAAACTAGATATATGGagatctgtgtgtgtgtgtctctctctctctctttctctctctctctctctctctctctctctatatatatatatatatatatatatatatatatatatatatatatatatatatatatatatatatagagagagagagagagagagagagagagagagagagagagagaggtggggaAGGAAAGACATGCATGCAAGGAATGAAATAGAAAGTTGTTCCTTAGAGAGGAGGTGACATTGTACTCATCCCAATCCCAAATCACCACCAACAGATGAAAAAAGCAGGAATCAGACCGGTTAAAGTAGACAAGTGCCCATCGGCACCATTATGGCGGGTCCACCTTCCCCCTCCCCTCTGACCTTCGCTAAATTCTATATTCCTGTTACCCATCGCTCAATCCCTAAAACTGTAAACTGACGCCACATCTCGCTTTCTCCTCTACATTATTTGTCGTTATTCTTCATCGAAATTAccaacacagagagagagagtgagtgagagagagagagactcccAGACACTTCTCTCTACTTTATATAAAGCCCAAGGCTTTCAATGACGGGGTGAGTCATGCAGCAAATATCCTCGAAATTAACTTGGAGCTTCTCATCCAACCTATGCCAATAGCTGGTTTATTTCATCCTCCATCTCAATTTCAAAGGAGACCCAAGAACGCAACTTGTCCTTTATCGGAGAATCAGGTTTCTCAGGGCGGACCAACCAACGGCCATAGACTCCTCCTCCCTTATAATAACATGAGGTCTCAAGAATCCCAAAAGCTGAATGGGGAGTCACCGATGAAGAAAGCCAACGTCTCCACTGCTAAGAAGGGAGTCAGGTACAGGGAATGCAGGAAGAATCACGCTGCCAGTATTGGCGGCTATGCGGTTGATGGCTGCAGGGAATTCATGGCTAGTGGGGAGGAAGGAACAAGCGGCGCTCTCAAATGCGCTGCTTGCAGCTGCCACAGGAGTTTCCACAGGCGGGAGGCTGAAGAAGAGAGCTTTTGCGACTGTTCTTCGAAAACTACTGCAAAGAAATGAATGGTCGGAGTGCACTCCGTTCTTGCTCTTTTTATATCTGAAATCTTGTTTGGCAAGTAAGTCTGGTCGTAAAAGTGAATAAGCTGTGGATTAATTTGGCGTCTATATCATGGCTGTGGTATATATGTTTCGCTGTTTAATTATGGCCCTATCAATTATGTGAATTAGACTTCCATGGTCTTCTGCTTCTTGTCATGCAGGAACTGAAGTTCGTAACTAATGAGAAAAAGGTCGTGGATAGCTTTTTAACTTTGGGTCTGTGGTCATATAAAAGTGGCGGTAATAAAAATTCTACAATTGGACAGTTAAAAAATTGACCTTTCATGTCTCGTAAGGTATCTGCAAAGCTACGAATTTATCATAAGGCTAGGTGAATGTGCAGTTTTCCTGATGTCGCTCATGTTTCTATGTCTGTTACACTCATATGCTGGCTCCTTTTATGTGTCCAAAACACTTAGCAGATCTTGTCGTGTTGGTTATCGGATGGTTTTGACAAATAAGGAATGTATCTTGCTTCGACGATTTTTAGCCTGCTTCCATCGCTTGTAAAAGGTTCCTCTTATTTGCACCAACTCAGGCTGTCAGGCACCATTTTATGATCTCGTCCA
Coding sequences:
- the LOC116245691 gene encoding mini zinc finger protein 2-like, translated to MPIAGLFHPPSQFQRRPKNATCPLSENQVSQGGPTNGHRLLLPYNNMRSQESQKLNGESPMKKANVSTAKKGVRYRECRKNHAASIGGYAVDGCREFMASGEEGTSGALKCAACSCHRSFHRREAEEESFCDCSSKTTAKK